Proteins encoded within one genomic window of Conchiformibius steedae:
- a CDS encoding M14 family metallopeptidase, whose amino-acid sequence MKISTMFDAGAVVVKDASNPADIRLDLRCDNASDFKQWFYFRLQGAAYTPCTMHFENAGESAYPLGWAGYQAVASYDRQNWFRVPSRFDNGVFTIEHTPLANSIYYAYFEPYSHEQHLNLLGEAQGSGLCQIDDLGSTVDGRDINLLTVGNQAESDLKIWVIARQHPGETMAEWFVEGMLARLLDAQDPTARALLDKATFYIVPNMNPDGSVRGNLRTNAAGANLNREWLSPSVETSPEVFYVREKMHEIGVDVFLDVHGDESIPYVFVAGTEGVPNYNERIAALENLFKQAFAAASPDFQDVHGYEKDAAGQADLSLATHYVGNTFGCLAYTLEMPFKDNDNLPDDDFGWNGQRSLRLGESVLSAFLAVCQNLTANQEETAE is encoded by the coding sequence ATGAAAATCAGTACGATGTTTGATGCGGGCGCGGTGGTGGTAAAAGATGCGTCCAATCCTGCCGATATCCGTTTGGATTTGCGTTGCGACAATGCTTCGGATTTTAAACAGTGGTTTTATTTCCGTTTGCAGGGCGCGGCGTACACGCCTTGCACCATGCATTTTGAAAACGCGGGCGAATCGGCTTACCCTTTGGGCTGGGCAGGTTATCAGGCGGTGGCATCTTACGACCGTCAAAACTGGTTTCGTGTGCCTTCGCGTTTTGACAACGGCGTGTTTACCATTGAACATACGCCTTTGGCAAACAGCATTTATTACGCTTATTTTGAACCGTATTCGCACGAACAGCATTTGAATTTGCTGGGGGAAGCGCAGGGCAGCGGTTTGTGTCAGATTGACGACTTGGGTAGCACGGTGGACGGGCGCGACATCAATTTGCTGACGGTGGGCAATCAGGCGGAAAGCGATTTGAAAATTTGGGTGATTGCCCGTCAGCACCCTGGGGAAACTATGGCGGAATGGTTTGTGGAAGGCATGCTGGCGCGTTTGCTGGACGCGCAAGACCCCACGGCGCGGGCTTTGTTGGACAAAGCCACATTTTACATTGTGCCGAATATGAATCCCGATGGTTCGGTGCGTGGCAATCTGCGTACCAATGCGGCGGGCGCGAATTTAAACCGCGAATGGCTGTCGCCCAGCGTGGAAACCAGCCCTGAAGTGTTTTATGTGCGTGAAAAAATGCATGAAATCGGTGTAGATGTGTTTTTAGATGTGCATGGCGATGAAAGCATTCCTTATGTGTTTGTGGCGGGAACGGAAGGCGTGCCGAATTACAATGAACGCATTGCCGCGCTGGAAAACCTTTTTAAACAGGCTTTTGCAGCAGCATCGCCTGATTTTCAGGATGTGCATGGCTATGAAAAAGATGCGGCGGGACAGGCGGATTTGAGCTTGGCAACGCATTATGTTGGCAATACATTTGGCTGTTTGGCTTATACTTTGGAAATGCCGTTTAAAGACAACGACAATCTGCCCGATGATGATTTTGGTTGGAACGGTCAGCGTTCGTTGCGTTTGGGGGAAAGTGTGTTGTCGGCGTTTTTGGCGGTGTGTCAAAATTTGACGGCGAATCAGGAAGAAACGGCAGAATAA
- the eno gene encoding phosphopyruvate hydratase: MSAIVDIVAREILDSRGNPTVECDVLLESGAMGRAAVPSGASTGRKEALELRDGDKLRYLGKGVRKAVENVNNEIAQALIGIDASEQAYVDRIMLDLDGTENKSRLGANAILAVSLAVARAAAEDAGLPLYRYLGGAGPMALPVPMMNVINGGEHANNSLDIQEFMIIPTSASSFAEALRCGAEVFHQLKKICDIKGFSTTVGDEGGFAPNLSSHEEALKLIMEAIKAAGYEAGKDVMLALDCASSEFYQDGKYRLSAEGLELNSEEFAEYLEKLVDNYPIISIEDGMEEGDWLGWKHLTRKLGDRVQLVGDDLFVTNPTVLADGINKGIANALLVKVNQIGTLSETLKAVDLAKRNRYTCVMSHRSGETEDTTIADLAVATNCMQIKTGSLSRSDRMAKYNQLLRIEEELGDTAYYPGVEAFYQLKR; the protein is encoded by the coding sequence ATGAGTGCCATTGTCGATATTGTCGCCCGTGAAATTTTGGATTCGCGCGGCAACCCCACCGTAGAATGTGATGTGCTGCTGGAAAGCGGCGCAATGGGGCGTGCCGCCGTACCCAGCGGTGCATCTACCGGTCGTAAAGAGGCTTTGGAGCTGCGCGACGGCGACAAGCTGCGCTATTTGGGCAAAGGTGTGCGTAAAGCGGTTGAAAATGTGAATAATGAAATCGCACAGGCATTGATTGGCATTGATGCGTCCGAGCAGGCTTATGTGGACCGCATTATGTTGGATTTGGACGGTACGGAAAACAAATCGCGTTTGGGTGCGAATGCGATTTTGGCGGTATCGCTGGCGGTGGCGCGTGCCGCTGCCGAAGATGCAGGTTTGCCCTTATACCGTTATTTGGGCGGTGCTGGACCGATGGCGTTGCCCGTGCCGATGATGAATGTGATTAACGGTGGTGAACATGCTAACAACAGCTTGGATATTCAAGAATTTATGATTATCCCCACCAGCGCGTCTTCCTTTGCCGAAGCCTTGCGCTGTGGGGCAGAAGTGTTCCATCAATTGAAAAAAATTTGCGATATTAAAGGTTTTTCTACCACAGTGGGCGATGAAGGCGGATTTGCGCCCAATTTATCCAGCCACGAAGAGGCTTTAAAGCTGATTATGGAAGCCATCAAAGCCGCAGGCTATGAAGCGGGTAAAGACGTGATGTTGGCATTGGATTGTGCGTCCAGCGAATTTTACCAAGACGGCAAATACCGCTTGAGCGCCGAAGGCTTGGAATTGAACAGCGAAGAATTTGCCGAATATTTGGAAAAACTGGTGGATAATTATCCGATTATCTCGATTGAAGACGGCATGGAAGAGGGTGACTGGCTGGGCTGGAAGCACCTGACTCGCAAATTGGGCGACCGTGTACAATTGGTGGGCGATGATTTGTTCGTCACCAATCCGACCGTGCTGGCAGACGGTATTAACAAAGGCATCGCCAATGCTTTGCTGGTAAAAGTCAATCAAATCGGTACTTTGAGTGAAACACTGAAAGCTGTGGATTTGGCAAAACGCAACCGCTATACCTGCGTGATGAGCCACCGTTCCGGCGAAACCGAGGACACCACCATTGCCGATTTGGCAGTGGCAACCAATTGTATGCAAATCAAAACGGGTTCTCTGTCGCGTTCTGACCGCATGGCAAAATACAACCAGCTGTTGCGTATTGAAGAAGAGTTGGGCGATACCGCCTATTATCCGGGCGTGGAAGCGTTTTACCAGCTGAAACGTTGA
- a CDS encoding FtsB family cell division protein encodes MKYISAILAFVFLGLQYQIWFHNKGLRSQYSEMRQKAQAAQEQNRRLVQRNQELKAEVDDLKNGYEAVTEIARSQLHYIQAGETFYKIQ; translated from the coding sequence ATGAAATATATTAGTGCGATACTTGCATTCGTGTTTTTGGGTTTGCAATATCAGATTTGGTTTCATAACAAAGGATTGCGTTCACAATACAGCGAAATGCGCCAAAAAGCGCAGGCAGCGCAGGAACAAAACCGCCGTTTGGTGCAGCGCAATCAGGAATTGAAAGCGGAAGTGGATGATTTGAAAAACGGTTATGAAGCCGTAACCGAAATCGCCCGCAGCCAGCTGCATTATATTCAAGCAGGCGAGACGTTTTATAAAATCCAGTAA
- a CDS encoding hemagglutinin repeat-containing protein — protein sequence MMQTHNLKLSSSGKLLVSLSLAYMGVSGAMAANIEAANGNTAVSQQNGVDIVNIAKPNAQGLSHNEFNKFNVGKAGAVLNNAQRAGRSELAGELGANANLRDQAAKVILNEVVSKNPSLILGKQEVFGMAADYVLANPNGISVKDGGFINTNRAALVVGKPEVKGGRLESLGVGGNTAAKLEVQGQLKGANVLDLVAPKVVVAANADVQAADAINMVSGSSKVALNQDGTVSAQAVKTEAAAEAAPAAAKPATVTRTRTVTKMVKETHRVRGRNVTRYVPKKVVETYTVPAPAAAPAPKKAAAPAPVLDGQVFGSMRAGSIRIHATNEKGTQELRGTIAAEKELKTDIAGKLDVRAAKLSGENVVLKAKDTNIDGVVSSKTDYNTQESGTGRMVAAYRHAENGVKYQNSKNSTSQSFEGSSISAKNGLSLENSGNINIKGATINAGSLNVEAASLTTGGERTTNRKNSTSNKSKALWMNNTVTSDTEETLHATKIKVNETADVKVKGKVDLKATKLNVGKTLSLKGEQGIKLQGEVTRDLHSTSVNFKNETKVENVNNRKLKTGHSRKNFDLQTLHATEIEAGGDVIFQSQQNLETAGAKVKATGNLLTDVNKVHLDTVSTIEKSVVDDKLRFFGGADEGLNDLTDQTLHGSSLIAGKQVLLNSKKGVTVRGSAVKGGSEGAIVNAGAGKANITHVNATDLLVNRKRIGTIFNITKSLNASKNSEQTAVGATLNSDANLVVKSEKEINVLGSKILAARDIELKPATGNVNIAAAKTNSQRETETFGIKPFARANGDKGNLLNASGKVGVGLSFEKGKTNSQLTQHAGSNVQAGGTLSVASEKDVNVHGSTIGAKGGVDVKAQNINITAAKDVNTTVSNQRVTEIGIGASVSANNGTPKATLSAGINSGKTVTDSKATTAKVSGVNSDGNVYLVASNNIKHEGTNVKVGGDLNQTAKNITNAAAVNTVDTTTVEHKGGINVEVGASVNKALSAKATVGGSGGKTVSNTTVANGGNVQAGGNVNLIAENKVSDVGTKYNANGTLNIAAKDYVNEAAVSTAKHVSNKGGAELSVGASTTDFATINVSVGGKVNYNHEKGNATQATKGTLNANNVVVNAGNKATIAADVTAKNDVNINAANGVTFTEAKDTVNNVSGGFELGGSVGVKVVPAAGVVVPNSVGVNANVNYGKKDYSKATGANVQAGNDITVDGGKKVELQGTNVAAKHNVSIKGNQVVSNSALTTNNEVALGVGANVALGLGDNADPIKSFDVGVDVDVKRDKEHTHAINNIQGGNEVSIAGNFQGAGVSLTGTDVAGNKVKITNENPNGTVSMTGVNSSFSSLTVGAGVNVGGELEIEKWTEREIRTWLNRCGYPQVSVTDKEMIRKIWNLHGGGRFYIDNKVGGGGGGGKITYTPPTPDPKPIPPSTPEESKPNKPVPPTVPEEPVVPSLPEEPVVPPQPEEPVVPPQPEEPVVPEQPQPPVVEEPQPQPAPAEEDVLDL from the coding sequence ATGATGCAAACACATAACTTGAAGTTGTCCTCCAGCGGCAAACTTTTGGTTTCCCTGAGTTTGGCGTATATGGGCGTGTCCGGCGCAATGGCCGCCAATATTGAAGCCGCCAACGGCAATACCGCCGTCAGCCAACAAAACGGCGTAGATATCGTTAATATCGCCAAGCCCAACGCACAGGGTCTGTCTCACAACGAATTTAACAAATTCAATGTGGGTAAAGCTGGTGCGGTATTGAACAACGCACAACGTGCCGGTCGTTCCGAACTGGCAGGTGAATTGGGCGCGAACGCCAATTTGCGCGACCAAGCTGCCAAAGTGATTTTGAACGAAGTAGTCAGCAAAAACCCCTCACTGATTTTGGGTAAACAAGAAGTATTCGGTATGGCTGCCGATTACGTTTTGGCAAACCCCAACGGCATTTCCGTTAAAGACGGCGGCTTTATCAATACCAACCGTGCTGCTTTGGTGGTAGGCAAGCCCGAAGTTAAAGGCGGTCGTTTGGAATCCTTGGGCGTGGGCGGTAACACTGCTGCCAAATTGGAAGTTCAAGGTCAGTTGAAAGGCGCGAACGTATTGGATTTGGTTGCCCCAAAAGTGGTGGTGGCTGCCAATGCCGATGTACAAGCTGCTGACGCCATCAACATGGTTTCAGGCAGCAGCAAAGTTGCCCTGAATCAAGATGGTACCGTATCTGCACAAGCCGTTAAAACCGAAGCGGCGGCAGAAGCTGCACCTGCGGCTGCCAAACCCGCTACCGTTACCCGCACCCGCACCGTTACCAAAATGGTAAAAGAAACCCACCGTGTGCGCGGTCGTAACGTAACCCGTTATGTTCCCAAAAAAGTGGTAGAAACCTACACCGTTCCTGCACCTGCTGCCGCGCCTGCGCCTAAAAAAGCTGCTGCGCCCGCACCGGTATTGGACGGTCAAGTATTCGGCTCTATGCGCGCCGGTTCTATCCGCATTCACGCCACCAATGAAAAAGGCACTCAAGAACTGCGCGGTACCATTGCTGCAGAAAAAGAGCTGAAAACCGATATCGCAGGCAAATTGGACGTGCGTGCTGCCAAATTGTCTGGCGAAAATGTGGTATTGAAAGCCAAAGACACCAATATTGACGGTGTGGTAAGCAGCAAAACTGACTACAACACCCAAGAAAGCGGTACCGGTCGTATGGTTGCGGCTTACCGTCATGCCGAAAACGGTGTGAAATACCAAAACAGCAAAAACAGCACTTCACAAAGCTTTGAAGGCAGCAGCATTTCTGCTAAAAACGGCTTGTCTTTGGAAAACAGCGGCAACATCAACATTAAAGGCGCAACCATCAATGCAGGTTCGCTGAATGTGGAAGCTGCCAGCCTGACTACCGGCGGCGAGCGTACTACCAACCGCAAAAACAGCACTTCCAACAAGAGCAAAGCCTTGTGGATGAACAACACGGTTACTTCTGATACCGAAGAAACCCTGCACGCCACCAAAATCAAAGTAAACGAAACTGCCGATGTAAAAGTTAAAGGCAAAGTGGACCTGAAAGCCACCAAGCTGAACGTAGGCAAAACCTTGAGCCTGAAAGGTGAGCAAGGCATCAAACTGCAAGGCGAAGTAACCCGCGATTTGCACAGCACTTCTGTGAACTTCAAAAACGAAACCAAAGTTGAAAACGTTAATAACCGCAAACTGAAAACCGGTCATTCGCGTAAAAACTTTGACCTGCAAACCCTGCATGCCACTGAAATTGAAGCTGGCGGCGATGTGATTTTCCAATCTCAACAAAACTTGGAAACTGCCGGTGCGAAAGTAAAAGCAACAGGTAACTTGCTGACTGATGTAAACAAAGTTCACTTGGACACCGTTTCTACTATTGAAAAATCAGTTGTGGATGACAAACTGCGCTTCTTTGGCGGTGCAGACGAAGGCTTGAACGACCTGACCGACCAAACCCTGCACGGTTCTTCCCTGATTGCCGGTAAACAGGTTTTGCTGAACAGCAAAAAAGGCGTAACCGTACGCGGCAGCGCGGTTAAAGGCGGCAGCGAAGGTGCAATTGTGAATGCAGGTGCGGGCAAAGCCAACATCACGCATGTAAACGCCACCGATTTGCTGGTAAACCGCAAACGCATCGGCACCATCTTCAACATCACCAAGAGCCTGAATGCCAGCAAAAACAGCGAACAAACCGCTGTGGGCGCAACTTTGAACTCTGATGCCAATTTGGTTGTGAAGAGCGAAAAAGAAATCAATGTGTTGGGTAGTAAAATCTTGGCTGCCCGCGACATTGAGCTGAAACCCGCTACCGGTAATGTGAACATTGCTGCAGCCAAAACCAACAGCCAGCGCGAAACCGAAACCTTTGGTATCAAACCCTTTGCCCGTGCCAACGGCGATAAAGGCAACCTGTTGAATGCCAGCGGCAAAGTAGGCGTGGGCTTGAGCTTTGAAAAAGGCAAAACCAACAGCCAGCTGACCCAACACGCAGGCAGCAACGTACAGGCAGGCGGCACTTTGAGTGTGGCTTCCGAAAAAGATGTTAATGTACACGGCAGCACCATCGGTGCCAAAGGTGGTGTGGATGTTAAAGCACAAAACATCAACATTACCGCTGCTAAAGATGTTAACACCACTGTTTCCAACCAACGTGTAACCGAAATTGGCATCGGCGCTTCCGTATCTGCCAACAACGGTACGCCCAAAGCAACCTTGAGCGCAGGCATCAACAGCGGCAAAACCGTTACCGATTCCAAAGCGACCACCGCTAAAGTTTCGGGTGTGAACAGCGACGGCAATGTGTACTTGGTGGCAAGCAACAACATCAAGCACGAAGGCACCAACGTTAAAGTGGGCGGCGACCTGAACCAAACTGCGAAAAACATCACCAACGCAGCAGCGGTGAACACCGTTGACACCACCACTGTAGAACACAAAGGCGGTATCAATGTGGAAGTGGGCGCGTCTGTAAACAAAGCCTTGAGCGCGAAAGCCACAGTAGGCGGCAGCGGCGGCAAAACCGTGAGCAACACCACAGTTGCCAACGGCGGTAATGTTCAGGCAGGCGGCAATGTAAACCTGATTGCTGAAAACAAAGTCAGCGATGTGGGCACCAAATACAATGCCAACGGCACTTTGAACATTGCAGCAAAAGACTATGTGAATGAAGCTGCTGTCAGCACTGCCAAACACGTCAGCAACAAAGGCGGAGCAGAATTGTCTGTGGGTGCATCTACCACCGATTTTGCCACCATCAATGTGAGCGTGGGCGGTAAAGTGAACTACAACCACGAAAAAGGCAATGCTACCCAAGCAACTAAAGGTACTTTGAATGCCAACAACGTGGTGGTGAATGCCGGCAACAAAGCGACCATCGCAGCGGATGTTACTGCTAAAAACGATGTGAACATCAACGCGGCAAACGGCGTAACCTTCACTGAAGCTAAAGACACCGTAAACAATGTAAGCGGCGGCTTTGAATTGGGCGGCAGCGTAGGCGTGAAAGTGGTTCCCGCAGCAGGCGTGGTTGTACCGAACTCTGTAGGCGTAAATGCCAACGTGAATTACGGTAAAAAAGACTACAGCAAAGCCACCGGTGCCAATGTTCAAGCCGGTAACGACATCACTGTGGACGGCGGCAAAAAAGTTGAGCTGCAAGGTACCAATGTTGCTGCCAAACACAATGTTTCCATCAAAGGCAACCAAGTTGTCAGCAACTCTGCCCTGACCACCAACAACGAAGTGGCTTTGGGTGTGGGTGCCAACGTAGCCTTGGGCTTGGGCGACAACGCCGACCCCATCAAATCCTTTGATGTGGGTGTGGATGTGGACGTGAAACGCGATAAAGAGCACACTCATGCCATCAACAACATTCAAGGTGGTAATGAAGTCAGCATCGCGGGCAACTTCCAAGGCGCAGGTGTAAGCCTGACCGGTACTGATGTTGCTGGTAACAAAGTGAAAATTACCAACGAAAACCCGAACGGCACAGTCAGCATGACCGGTGTGAACAGCTCGTTCAGCAGCCTGACCGTAGGCGCAGGTGTGAATGTTGGCGGTGAGCTGGAAATTGAAAAATGGACCGAACGCGAAATTCGTACTTGGTTGAACCGTTGTGGTTATCCACAAGTTTCGGTAACCGATAAAGAGATGATTCGCAAGATTTGGAATCTGCATGGCGGTGGCCGCTTCTACATTGACAACAAAGTAGGCGGCGGCGGCGGCGGCGGTAAGATTACCTACACTCCGCCCACTCCCGACCCCAAACCGATTCCCCCGTCAACACCTGAGGAGTCCAAACCCAACAAGCCGGTACCGCCCACTGTACCTGAAGAGCCTGTAGTTCCCTCTCTGCCTGAAGAGCCTGTGGTTCCGCCCCAGCCTGAAGAGCCCGTGGTTCCGCCCCAGCCTGAAGAGCCTGTAGTACCCGAGCAACCTCAGCCGCCTGTTGTAGAAGAGCCTCAACCTCAACCGGCACCCGCTGAAGAGGACGTGTTGGACCTGTAA